One Deltaproteobacteria bacterium DNA window includes the following coding sequences:
- a CDS encoding tetratricopeptide repeat protein, which produces MVRTRLAVITVAVAILLWGGTAFSGESGSSLANDTRWQQARKELAQGKAGEAKAVFEELLKQYPNEADLQLFLGISLLRLRDPERAVAAIKKALAIDANHVEAHTLLGYVELEVRGDVNAALREYRRVIELKPDRAEAYANLAAAQKRQGDLEPAVASLNKALELKPAFALALTTRGGIFAEQYKWTEARRDFDQALKLNPGDDGALYGLSQALREAKDYAGAQQALSELIARSPNFVYWLEWGRIGMIRYWWVLLTIAVLWGLKSKFMKARTEVNG; this is translated from the coding sequence ATGGTGCGGACGAGGCTGGCGGTTATCACCGTCGCCGTCGCGATCTTGTTGTGGGGCGGAACTGCTTTTAGCGGCGAGTCCGGTTCTTCGCTAGCGAACGATACGAGGTGGCAGCAGGCGCGTAAGGAGCTGGCCCAAGGCAAAGCCGGCGAGGCCAAAGCGGTCTTCGAGGAATTGCTCAAACAGTATCCCAACGAAGCCGACTTGCAGCTGTTTCTCGGCATCTCGCTGCTTCGTTTGCGCGATCCTGAGAGAGCGGTCGCGGCGATCAAAAAGGCGCTTGCCATCGACGCCAATCATGTCGAGGCGCACACGCTGCTCGGTTACGTCGAGCTGGAAGTGCGCGGCGATGTCAATGCGGCGCTGCGCGAGTATCGCAGAGTCATCGAGCTCAAACCCGATCGCGCCGAGGCTTACGCCAATTTAGCGGCGGCGCAAAAACGCCAAGGCGATCTCGAACCGGCGGTTGCCAGTTTGAATAAAGCGCTCGAGTTGAAACCGGCGTTCGCCCTGGCGTTGACGACCCGCGGCGGCATTTTCGCCGAGCAGTATAAATGGACCGAAGCGCGGCGCGATTTCGACCAGGCGCTCAAGCTCAACCCCGGCGACGACGGCGCCCTTTATGGATTGTCGCAAGCGCTCCGCGAAGCGAAAGATTACGCCGGCGCCCAGCAGGCGTTGAGCGAGCTGATCGCCCGCTCGCCCAATTTTGTCTATTGGCTCGAATGGGGTAGAATCGGCATGATCCGTTACTGGTGGGTGCTATTGACCATCGCGGTGCTTTGGGGTTTGAAGTCTAAGTTCATGAAAGCAAGGACGGAAGTAAATGGCTGA